The Streptomyces sp. NBC_00286 nucleotide sequence GGCCGCCCAGCACGTCATCAAGAAGACGTGCGACGCGTACACCACGCTCAAAGCGAACCTGAAGGCCGGAAACCTGGGCCGGCCCGGCTCGAAACGCTACCGGCGGGCGACCGAGAAGCCGATCGCCTTCCGCCCCCACGGCGCACAGCCCTACGACGACCGGATGCTGTCCTGGCAGATCCCGGACCGGACGGTGTCGATCTGGACGGTCTCCGGGCGGGTCAAGAATGTGGCGTTCACCGCCTCGCCCGAGCAGCTGGCCACCCTGGCGCTGTACCGCCAGGGCGAATCCGACCTGCTGGAGCGGGACGGCATGTGGTTCCTGAACGCCACCTGCGAGGTCCCCGCGGCCGAGCCGAACACCGACCCGGTGGACTTCCTCGGCATCGACCTGGGCATCGTGAACATCGCCACCACCTCGGACGGCGAGATGCTGGCCGGACGCGAACTCAACCGCATCCGGGCCCGGGAACGGAAACTCCGCACCAAGCTGCAGAAGAAGAACACCCCGTCCGCGAAACGCCGGCTGAAGAAGCGGCGGCGCAAGGAGGCGCGGCGGGCGAAGGACATCAACCACAAGATCGCGAAACATGTGGTGGCCGAGGCAGAACGCACCGGTCGCGGGATCGCCCTGGAAGACCTCACAGGGATCCGCGAGCGGGTACGGCTTCGAAAGCCCCAACGGGCCACCCTGCACAGCTGGGGCTTCGCCCAGCTGGGACAGTTCATCGCGTACAAGGCCCGCCGTGCGGGGGTACCGGTGGTGCGCGTCGATCCGGCGTACACCTCCCGCACCTGCGCCGAATGCGGCCACATCGACAGAGCGAACCGGGTCTCCCAGGCCTGGTTCGCGTGCCGGAACTGCGGATTCGTTGATCACGCGGACCGGAACGGCTCCCGCAACATCCGCGCACGCGCGTGGGAGTTGTGGCGACGCGGGGCCCAGTCAACGGCCCCTGCCCCACCCCGGACACCTCGGAGTGGGACTGGACGCAAACGACGCATCACCGCCAGTGATGCCCGTTGTGCAAGCCCGCCGCTTTAGCGTCGGGTAGTTGACTATCCCACCGACGTCCGGATCCTTCGCGTGAGTGATGGTCGGACAGCGTGGCCAGCGCCAGGTCGGCGCGGGCCTCATCCGGGTCCGGCAGGAGTACCTGATCAAAGCCGACGAGGTGCTGGAGGCCGGCGGGCTCATTGCCGCGACGTGGGAGGACGTGAAGAAGGTCCGGTACCCGAAGCGGGTTCGGGAGCTGGGGAACC carries:
- a CDS encoding RNA-guided endonuclease InsQ/TnpB family protein, which codes for MKLVVQVKLLPTPVQAAALEATLHACNEAATWASRLAFEKDVKNNFALRKLAYSEVKTRWQLGAQAAQHVIKKTCDAYTTLKANLKAGNLGRPGSKRYRRATEKPIAFRPHGAQPYDDRMLSWQIPDRTVSIWTVSGRVKNVAFTASPEQLATLALYRQGESDLLERDGMWFLNATCEVPAAEPNTDPVDFLGIDLGIVNIATTSDGEMLAGRELNRIRARERKLRTKLQKKNTPSAKRRLKKRRRKEARRAKDINHKIAKHVVAEAERTGRGIALEDLTGIRERVRLRKPQRATLHSWGFAQLGQFIAYKARRAGVPVVRVDPAYTSRTCAECGHIDRANRVSQAWFACRNCGFVDHADRNGSRNIRARAWELWRRGAQSTAPAPPRTPRSGTGRKRRITASDARCASPPL